In Marinobacter salinisoli, the DNA window AGCTCTTCCCGGCCATGGCCGCCGGCAGCAATCTGCACACCGACAAAAATCGTGGCCTCGGCACTGTCCGAATAGCGGTAGTTGAATTCGGTAATGTTGCGCTTGTGCAGAGCGTTGATGAACGTCTTGAACGCCCCCGGCTTTTCCGGGATGGTCACGGCCAGAATGGCTTCACGCTTTTCACCCACTTCGGTGCGCTCAGACACGTAGCGCAAACGATCGAAGTTCATGTTGGCGCCGCTGAGCGTGGCAATCAGGTTCTCGCCCTCAATCTGCTCACGCTCGATGTATTTCTTGATACCAGCCACACCCAGCGCGCCCGCTGGTTCGGCAATGGAGCGGGTATCTTCAAACACGTCCTTGATGGCCGCACAGATTTCGTCGGTGGACACGGTGATGACTTCGTCCACGTGCTCCTTGCACACTTCCCAGGGGTATTTACCGATCTGCTTTACCGCCACGCCGTCGGCAAAAATACCGACTTCGTCGAGCACCACCCGCTCCCCGGCTTTCAATGCCGCCTGCAGGCAATTGGAATCCTCCGGTTCGACACCGATTACCTTTACCTCCGGCCGCAGATATTTGATGTAGGCGGCCATGCCCGCAATCAAGCCACCACCGCCCACGCAGATAAAGATGGCGTGAATCGGTTTGCTGAACTGCCACATGATCTCCATGGCCACCGTACCCTGACCGGCAATGACATCCGGATCGTCGTAGGGCGGGATGTAGGTGTAACCATGCTTTTGCAGAAGTTCCTGGGCGTGGGCCGCCGCCTCATCGAAAGCGTCACCCTTGAGCACCACCTTGGCACCGTGGTCCCGCACCGAGCGCACTTTGATCTCGGGCGTGGTCTGCGGCATCACAATCACTGCTTTGATGCCCAGTTTCTTGGCCGCCAGCGCCACACCCTGGGCGTGGTTACCGGCCGAGGCACAGATCACACCGCGCGCTTTCTGCTCTTCCGACAGATGGGCAATCCGGTTGTACGCGCCGCGAATCTTGAAGGAAAACACCGGCTGGAGGTCTTCGCGCTTCAGAAAGATATTGTTGGCAAAGCGCTTGGACAGACTGCGAGCTTCCGTCAGGGGCGTCTCGTTGGCGACATCGTAAACCCGCGCATCGAGAATTTTTTTGATATAGCGTTGCGGCATAGCGGTTCCGGTTGAACGTAAGTGATTGTAAAAAGCGACAGTGTAGAAAGTTTGCACCGCAGCCGTCTATAAGCTGCCGCCTCCGAACGGCTATAATGACGCCAAACTCACACTGAATTGCCTCCGGAGTTCAAAATGACCCAGGACGAACTGAAACAAGCCGTGGCCAAAGCCGCCGTGGATTACATCGCCCCCAAGCTGGATAGCGACAGCATTATCGGCGTGGGCACCGGAAGCACCGCAAACTTTTTTATCGACCTGCTGGCGGACCACAAGACCGAGTTTGATGGTGCCGTTGCCAGTTCAGAAGCCACCGCTGAGCGCCTGAAAAGCCACGGCATTCCGGTTTATGACCTGAACAGCGCCAGTTCCCTGGAGTTCTACATCGACGGCGCCGACGAAGCCAACGAACGACTGGAACTGATCAAGGGTGGTGGTGCGGCGCTGACCCGGGAAAAAATTGTGGCCGCCGTCGCCAAGACCTTCATCTGCATTGCCGACGAATCCAAGATGGTCGGCATCCTCGGCGACTTCCCTCTACCCGTGGAAGTGATTCCCATGGCCCGGAGCCATGTCGGCCGTGAAATCGTCAAGCTCGGCGGGGATCCGGTCTACCGGGAAGGAGTCGTAACCGATAACGGCAACATCATCATCGATGTGCACAACATGGACTTGTCCCGTCCCATCGACATGGAAAACAAGATCAACAACGTCGTTGGCGTTGTCACCAACGGCTTGTTCGCCCGCCGTCCAGCGGATGTGCTGCTGCTGGGCACCGCTGACGGCGTCAAAACGATGACCGCTGCGGACTGACTGCCAGCCACCGAAGAACCGGCCTGAGCGCCGGTTTTTCTGGCCCAAAACACCAAACCAAGCGCTTGCTCGGTGAATTTATTTGCGCAACACTGCCGACATACCTTCAAGAACGAGGGACCGTCACCGTGACCGAGTACTTTACCGATTTCCACACGCAAGCTCGCTTGAGCACCCGAAAGTTCATCAATGCCCACGTTCTGCCCCACATTGATGACTGGGAAGAGGCTGGCGAATTCCCGCGGGCTCTGTACCAGCAAGCCGGCGATGCCGGACTCCTCGGCGTCGGCTACCCTGAGGCACTCGGTGGCAACGGCGAAGGGGACCTGTTCCTGCGAGTCGCAGTATCCGAAGAACTGATGCGGTCCACCTCCGGTGGCCTGGTGGCCAGCCTGGGATCGCTCGATATTGCCCTGCCCCCAGTCGTGAAGTGGGCTCAACCTCACATCCGTGAGCAGGTCGTGCCAGCGGTTCTGACGGGTGAAAAAATTGCCGCGCTGGCCATTACCGAACCGGGCGGCGGGTCGGATGTCGCCAACCTGAAAACCCGGGCTGTCAGAGACGGTGAACACTACGTGGTCAACGGCAGCAAAACGTTCATCACCAGCGGCCACCGGGCCGACCATTACGTCGTTGCCGTTCGCACGGGTGGTGAAGGCCACGCCGGCATCAGCCTGCTGCTCATGGACCGG includes these proteins:
- the ilvA gene encoding threonine ammonia-lyase, biosynthetic, translating into MPQRYIKKILDARVYDVANETPLTEARSLSKRFANNIFLKREDLQPVFSFKIRGAYNRIAHLSEEQKARGVICASAGNHAQGVALAAKKLGIKAVIVMPQTTPEIKVRSVRDHGAKVVLKGDAFDEAAAHAQELLQKHGYTYIPPYDDPDVIAGQGTVAMEIMWQFSKPIHAIFICVGGGGLIAGMAAYIKYLRPEVKVIGVEPEDSNCLQAALKAGERVVLDEVGIFADGVAVKQIGKYPWEVCKEHVDEVITVSTDEICAAIKDVFEDTRSIAEPAGALGVAGIKKYIEREQIEGENLIATLSGANMNFDRLRYVSERTEVGEKREAILAVTIPEKPGAFKTFINALHKRNITEFNYRYSDSAEATIFVGVQIAAGGHGREELVQDLREAGYGVIDLTDSDLAKQHIRHMVGGHAPNIGSEQVFQFEFPERPGALMKFLSSLGTRWNISMFHYRNHGAAYSRVLLGAQVAADEVEDFEAMLDKVGFRYENMTSNEAYRLFLGAGNGNG
- the rpiA gene encoding ribose-5-phosphate isomerase RpiA; the encoded protein is MTQDELKQAVAKAAVDYIAPKLDSDSIIGVGTGSTANFFIDLLADHKTEFDGAVASSEATAERLKSHGIPVYDLNSASSLEFYIDGADEANERLELIKGGGAALTREKIVAAVAKTFICIADESKMVGILGDFPLPVEVIPMARSHVGREIVKLGGDPVYREGVVTDNGNIIIDVHNMDLSRPIDMENKINNVVGVVTNGLFARRPADVLLLGTADGVKTMTAAD